The following proteins are co-located in the Solanum pennellii chromosome 1, SPENNV200 genome:
- the LOC107025914 gene encoding acetyl-CoA-benzylalcohol acetyltransferase-like, producing the protein MKLRPLTVPDLNKLEKSLSETLTKFYPFAGRFRKDIDPFSIDCNDEGIEYVRTKVNADDLAQYLRGQAHNDIESSLIDLLPVMDRLPSSPLYGVQVNVFNNGGVTIGIQILHIVSDAFTLVKFVNEWAHTTLTGTMSLDNPGFGQLPWLFPARALPFPLPDLNTTTAPNYKNVTKRFLFDALAIENLRKTIKDNDMTMKQPSRVVVVMSLIWKVVTHISSAKNNGNSRDSSLVVVVNLRGKLSCTAPSLEHVVGNCVIPAIANKEGDEARRKDDELNDFVKLVGNTIRDTCEAIGKAESVDDISSLTLNNHTKGVEKLLQGDEMDFYLCSSWCGFPWYEADFGWGKPFWVSFVSFGHHGVSNLMDTKDGDGIQVTVCLKENDMIEFERDTHILSSTSKLAFHSFG; encoded by the exons ATGAAATTACGTCCATTAACTGTG CCCGACCTAAATAAGCTTGAAAAATCATTATCGGAGACGCTAACCAAGTTTTACCCTTTTGCTGGAAGATTTAGAAAAGATATTGATCCATTTTCCATCGACTGCAATGATGAAGGTATTGAATATGTTCGAACCAAAGTCAATGCAGACGATCTTGCCCAATATCTCCGTGGTCAAGCCCATAATGATATTGAGTCATCTTTGATTGATCTTCTTCCTGTAATGGATCGTCTACCATCAAGTCCATTATATGGTGTTCAAGTGAATGTATTCAATAACGGAGGAGTAACCATAGGAATACAAATTTTACATATTGTATCTGATGCTTTTACTTTAGTAAAATTTGTAAATGAATGGGCGCACACTACCCTTACAGGGACGATGTCACTAGATAATCCCGGTTTTGGTCAATTGCCATGGCTATTTCCAGCAAGAGCGCTACCGTTTCCATTACCTGATCTCAACACTACTACTGCCCCTAATTATAAGAATGTTACAAAGAGGTTTCTCTTTGATGCTTTGGCAATAGAAAACCTCAGAAAAACAATCAAAGACAATGACATGACGATGAAGCAACCCTCTAGAGTGGTGGTCGTGATGTCCCTAATATGGAAGGTTGTTACACACATTTCTTCCGCCAAAAACAATGGAAATTCAAGGGACTCATCTTTAGTAGTTGTTGTTAATTTGAGGGGAAAACTGTCATGTACTGCACCCTCTTTAGAACACGTTGTAGGGAATTGTGTAATACCAGCAATTGCTAACAAGGAGGGCGATGAGGCAAGAAGAAAGGATGATGAGTTGAATGATTTTGTAAAGTTGGTAGGAAATACAATACGGGACACATGTGAAGCCATTGGTAAGGCGGAAAGCGTTGATGATATTTCCTCTCTAACTCTTAACAATCACACAAAAGGTGTAGAAAAACTTCTCCAAGGAGACGAGATGGACTTTTATTTGTGCTCTAGTTGGTGCGGATTCCCTTGGTATGAAGCTGACTTTGGTTGGGGAAAGCCATTCTGGGTGAGCTTCGTTAGTTTTGGTCATCATGGAGTAAGTAATCTGATGGACACAAAAGATGGTGATGGAATACAAGTAACAGTTTGTTTGAAGGAGAATGACATGATTGAGTTTGAGAGAGACACTCACATTTTGTCCTCCACTTCAAAACTAGCATTCCATTCCTTTggataa
- the LOC107029716 gene encoding acetyl-CoA-benzylalcohol acetyltransferase-like codes for MAKLDIEIQTRKMLKPSAPTPDNLRRLKISLFDQLARSAYVPMLFNYLPNSTSSYDHNDDKLEKSLAETLTKFYPFAGRFAKDDPFSIDCNDEGVEYVQTKVNADDLAQFLGKDDDIESSLIDLLPIKDVEPSSPSSPLFGVQVNVFNNGGVTIGIQISHIVADAFTLATFVNEWAHTNTLSSMPQDNNYLHKFGELSSLFPPKMLQLPSFDPNTSSTTTGTTVPNYKNVTKRFVFDALAIENLKKTIKDDSSMIRQPTKLVVVMSLLWKVLARISCAKNGNSRDSTFGFVISYRGKVSCIPSTEHVLGTFSIPEIANMEGDVARKDELNDFVKLVGNRIGDTFAAIDKASKVDDIYSLTLNNQIKIIDKLLQRDKIDIYGTTSWCKLPWYEADFGWGKPFWVTPVSFGIHELTILMDTKDGNGIEIIVTMKENDMTEFERDPHILSSTSKLTFHSFG; via the coding sequence ATGGCGAAGTTAGATATTGAAATTCAGACAAGGAAAATGTTGAAACCCTCAGCTCCTACACCAGATAATCTTCGGAGACTGAAGATTTCCTTGTTTGATCAGCTGGCTCGTTCTGCATATGTACCAATGCTCTTCAACTACTTGCCCAACAGCACTTCATCATATGATCATAATGATGATAAGCTTGAAAAATCATTGGCGGAGACGCTAACCAAGTTTTACCCTTTTGCTGGAAGATTTGCAAAAGATGATCCATTCTCAATCGACTGCAATGATGAAGGTGTTGAATATGTTCAAACCAAAGTCAATGCAGACGATCTTGCTCAATTTCTCGGTAAAGATGATGATATTGAGTCGTCTTTGATTGATCTTCTTCCAATAAAAGATGTTGAGCCATCATCGCCATCAAGTCCGTTATTTGGTGTCCAAGTGAATGTATTTAATAATGGAGGAGTAACCATAGGGATACAAATTTCACATATCGTAGCTGATGCTTTCACTTTAGCTACATTCGTAAATGAATGGGCGCACACTAACACGTTGTCGTCGATGCCACAAGATAATAATTACCTCCACAAGTTTGGTGAATTATCATCCCTCTTTCCACCAAAAATGCTACAGTTGCCATCATTTGATCCCAACACTAGTAGTACTACTACTGGTACTACTGTCCCTAACTATAAGAATGTCACAAAGAGGTTTGTCTTTGATGCTTTGGCAATAGAAAACCTCAAAAAAACAATCAAAGATGATTCAAGTATGATCAGGCAGCCTACAAAACTGGTGGTCGTTATGTCCTTATTATGGAAGGTTCTGGCACGCATATCTTGCGCCAAAAATGGAAATTCAAGGGACTCGACTTTCGGATTTGTTATTAGTTACAGGGGGAAAGTGTCATGTATCCCATCTACAGAACATGTTCTAGGGACTTTTTCAATACCAGAAATTGCTAATATGGAGGGCGATGTGGCAAGAAAGGATGAGTTGAATGATTTCGTAAAGTTGGTAGGGAATAGAATAGGGGACACATTTGCAGCCATTGATAAGGCGTCAAAAGTTGATGATATTTACTCTCTAACTCTTAACAATCAGATAAAAATTATTGACAAACTTCTACAAAGAGACAAGATCGACATTTATGGCACCACTAGTTGGTGCAAATTACCTTGGTATGAAGCTGACTTTGGTTGGGGAAAACCATTCTGGGTGACCCCTGTTTCCTTCGGTATTCATGAACTAACTATTCTGATGGACACAAAAGATGGTAACGGAATAGAAATAATCGTTACTATGAAGGAAAATGACATGACTGAATTTGAGAGAGACCCTCACATTTTGTCCTCCACTTCCAAACTAACATTCCATTCCTTTGGATAA
- the LOC107025933 gene encoding uncharacterized protein LOC107025933, with the protein MTGDLFKARFADCHFDESVYPTLGGEHKSLGKEIDWNSSSLSHLDPQTNQCEQEVQRIIYLQNIANQLPDAFTNFLRITKSHIPAVNAPVRVDISTGQIVKANESRPHLKRDEDFEPKSDHECRQRNDWPKWKDAIQAELASLENVKFLDR; encoded by the exons ATGACTGGAGATTTATTTAAGGCAAGATTTgctgattgtcattttgatgaatcagtatacccaacattagggggagaacaTAAGTCATTGGGAAAAGAGATAGATTGGAATTCATCATCTCTATCTCATCTGGATCCTCAAACAAACCAATGTGAGCAAGAAgttcaaagaataatttatttgcagaaCATTGCAAATCAACTACCAGATGCATTTACTAATTTTCTAAGGATTACTAAATCGCATATTCCAGCTGTTAATGCTCCAGTTCGAGTTGATATTTCGACGGGACAAATTGTTAAGGCAAATGAGTCTAGACCACATttgaagcgtg atgaagattttgagCCAAAATCTGATCATGAATGTAGACagagaaatgattggccaaaatggaaggaTGCAATTCAAGCTGAATTGGCTTCACTAGAAAACGTGAAGTTTTTGGACCGATAA